In a genomic window of Punica granatum isolate Tunisia-2019 chromosome 6, ASM765513v2, whole genome shotgun sequence:
- the LOC116211067 gene encoding ultraviolet-B receptor UVR8 isoform X1, with protein sequence MWSGRIGSRLASLQSQSQSQSITTTSTGRIWMRFLSTATTTTFPAGIAIERIGTGKRFAALWGSGDYGRLGHGNLVSHSRPMPLLVANNSSSAAAFHTQEVEGLKSIACGGAHTLFLTGPLVESGKVYASGLNDFGQLGISEDMSYSTEPLEVVSIPKETVQISAGYHHSCAITVDGELYMWGKNSNGQLGLGKKAANALFVPTKVECLTGMVIKMAALGSEHSIAVTDEGNALSWGGGGSGRLGHGHKSSIFGFRGSSSEFTPRLIKDLEGLKVKRVAAGLLHSACIDENGSVFIFGEKTMQKLGFGEGKNATTPSMVHELPWSAEVACGGYHTCAITSGGELYTWGSNENGCLGIGSTDVIPFPERVKGPFLNSAVSKVSCGWKHTAVISDGKIFTWGWGGSHGTFSEDGHSSGGQLGHGDDVDRINPTMVRFYEAARALNVSCGFNHTGAIFEFPDG encoded by the exons atgtGGAGCGGCAGAATTGGGAGCCGACTCGCCAGTCTCCAGTCCCAGTCCCAGTCCCAGTCCATCACAACTACATCTACAGGGAGGATATGGATGAGGTTCCTATCCAccgccaccaccaccaccttcCCAGCTGGCATTGCGATTGAGCGGATTGGGACTGGGAAGAGGTTTGCTGCTTTGTGGGGCAGTGGAGATTACGGCAGACTCGGCCATGGCAATTTGGTGTCCCACTCCAGGCCTATGCCCCTCCTCGTCGCTAATAATTCCTCCTCTGCTGCAGCTTTCCACACCCAAGAAGTAGAAGGCCTCAAGTCCATCGCTTGTGGCGGAGCGCACACTCTCTTCCTCACAGGTCCGTTGGTTG AATCCGGAAAGGTTTACGCCAGTGGCCTAAATGACTTTGGACAGCTCGGTATCTCGGAGGATATGTCATACTCAACT GAGCCTCTTGAAGTCGTCAGTATACCAAAGGAAACAGTGCAAATTTCTGCTGGTTATCATCACTCTTGCGCCATCACAG TTGATGGGGAACTCTACATGTGGGGTAAAAACTCGAATGGCCAGCTTGGCCTTGGAAAAA AAGCAGCAAATGCCCTTTTTGTGCCCACTAAAGTGGAATGCTTGACTGGAATGGTCATAAAAATGGCGGCTCTAGGCTCTGAACACTCAATTGCTGTTACAG ATGAAGGCAATGCCTTGAGTTGGGGAGGTGGAGGGTCTGGAAGGCTCGGTCATGGTCACAAGTCTAGCATTTTTGGATTTAGAGGAAGTAGCAG TGAATTTACGCCAAGACTTATCAAGGATCTGGAAGGTTTGAAG GTTAAAAGAGTTGCTGCAGGATTGCTGCACTCAGCCTGCATAGATG AAAACGGCTCTGTCTTTATATTTGGAGAGAAAACAATGCAGAAACTG GGCTTTGGAGAGGGGAAGAATGCTACTACACCATCAATGGTCCATGAACTTCCATGGTCAGCGGAAGTGGCATGCGGTGGCTATCACACGTGTGCAATAACAA GTGGTGGAGAGCTATATACTTGGGGTTCGAATGAGAATGGATGTCTCGGCATTGG GTCTACTGATGTCATTCCTTTCCCGGAAAGAGTCAAGGGTCCTTTTCTCAATTCTGCTGTTAGCAAG GTATCATGTGGCTGGAAGCACACAGCTGTGATTTCCG ATGGCAAAATTTTCACGTGGGGTTGGGGAGGTTCTCATGGAACATTCTCAGAGGACGGGCATTCTTCCGGCGGGCAATTG GGACATGGGGACGATGTGGACCGTATAAACCCAACAATGGTTCGATTTTATGAGGCGGCAAGAGCATTGAATGTATCCTGCGGATTCAATCACACAGGTGCCATATTTGAGTTCCCCGATGGTTAG
- the LOC116211067 gene encoding ultraviolet-B receptor UVR8 isoform X2 encodes MWSGRIGSRLASLQSQSQSQSITTTSTGRIWMRFLSTATTTTFPAGIAIERIGTGKRFAALWGSGDYGRLGHGNLVSHSRPMPLLVANNSSSAAAFHTQEVEGLKSIACGGAHTLFLTESGKVYASGLNDFGQLGISEDMSYSTEPLEVVSIPKETVQISAGYHHSCAITVDGELYMWGKNSNGQLGLGKKAANALFVPTKVECLTGMVIKMAALGSEHSIAVTDEGNALSWGGGGSGRLGHGHKSSIFGFRGSSSEFTPRLIKDLEGLKVKRVAAGLLHSACIDENGSVFIFGEKTMQKLGFGEGKNATTPSMVHELPWSAEVACGGYHTCAITSGGELYTWGSNENGCLGIGSTDVIPFPERVKGPFLNSAVSKVSCGWKHTAVISDGKIFTWGWGGSHGTFSEDGHSSGGQLGHGDDVDRINPTMVRFYEAARALNVSCGFNHTGAIFEFPDG; translated from the exons atgtGGAGCGGCAGAATTGGGAGCCGACTCGCCAGTCTCCAGTCCCAGTCCCAGTCCCAGTCCATCACAACTACATCTACAGGGAGGATATGGATGAGGTTCCTATCCAccgccaccaccaccaccttcCCAGCTGGCATTGCGATTGAGCGGATTGGGACTGGGAAGAGGTTTGCTGCTTTGTGGGGCAGTGGAGATTACGGCAGACTCGGCCATGGCAATTTGGTGTCCCACTCCAGGCCTATGCCCCTCCTCGTCGCTAATAATTCCTCCTCTGCTGCAGCTTTCCACACCCAAGAAGTAGAAGGCCTCAAGTCCATCGCTTGTGGCGGAGCGCACACTCTCTTCCTCACAG AATCCGGAAAGGTTTACGCCAGTGGCCTAAATGACTTTGGACAGCTCGGTATCTCGGAGGATATGTCATACTCAACT GAGCCTCTTGAAGTCGTCAGTATACCAAAGGAAACAGTGCAAATTTCTGCTGGTTATCATCACTCTTGCGCCATCACAG TTGATGGGGAACTCTACATGTGGGGTAAAAACTCGAATGGCCAGCTTGGCCTTGGAAAAA AAGCAGCAAATGCCCTTTTTGTGCCCACTAAAGTGGAATGCTTGACTGGAATGGTCATAAAAATGGCGGCTCTAGGCTCTGAACACTCAATTGCTGTTACAG ATGAAGGCAATGCCTTGAGTTGGGGAGGTGGAGGGTCTGGAAGGCTCGGTCATGGTCACAAGTCTAGCATTTTTGGATTTAGAGGAAGTAGCAG TGAATTTACGCCAAGACTTATCAAGGATCTGGAAGGTTTGAAG GTTAAAAGAGTTGCTGCAGGATTGCTGCACTCAGCCTGCATAGATG AAAACGGCTCTGTCTTTATATTTGGAGAGAAAACAATGCAGAAACTG GGCTTTGGAGAGGGGAAGAATGCTACTACACCATCAATGGTCCATGAACTTCCATGGTCAGCGGAAGTGGCATGCGGTGGCTATCACACGTGTGCAATAACAA GTGGTGGAGAGCTATATACTTGGGGTTCGAATGAGAATGGATGTCTCGGCATTGG GTCTACTGATGTCATTCCTTTCCCGGAAAGAGTCAAGGGTCCTTTTCTCAATTCTGCTGTTAGCAAG GTATCATGTGGCTGGAAGCACACAGCTGTGATTTCCG ATGGCAAAATTTTCACGTGGGGTTGGGGAGGTTCTCATGGAACATTCTCAGAGGACGGGCATTCTTCCGGCGGGCAATTG GGACATGGGGACGATGTGGACCGTATAAACCCAACAATGGTTCGATTTTATGAGGCGGCAAGAGCATTGAATGTATCCTGCGGATTCAATCACACAGGTGCCATATTTGAGTTCCCCGATGGTTAG